The [Eubacterium] siraeum genome contains a region encoding:
- the gmk gene encoding guanylate kinase has translation MNNRGKNSMNKGLPIVISAPSGCGKDTILEQLYKKNSNLTQSVSATTRAMREGEIDGVSYHFTTTDAFEKMIANGEVLEYTQYCGNYYGTPKKAVTDMLEQGRDVILKIEVEGAMNIKKIFPECVLIFILPPSMSELERRLRKRGTETEETIAARIAQARNELQFADKFDYLVVNGELEKAVDDVNTVILAEKMNTKRSLSLLEEIKKS, from the coding sequence ATGAATAACAGGGGGAAGAACAGTATGAACAAAGGATTGCCTATAGTAATTTCTGCACCGTCGGGTTGCGGCAAGGATACGATACTTGAACAGCTTTACAAGAAAAACTCGAATCTTACACAGTCGGTTTCCGCTACCACTAGAGCGATGCGTGAGGGCGAAATTGACGGAGTAAGCTATCACTTCACGACTACTGACGCATTTGAAAAGATGATAGCAAACGGTGAAGTGCTTGAATACACGCAGTATTGCGGCAACTATTACGGCACGCCTAAGAAAGCCGTTACGGATATGCTTGAACAGGGCAGGGACGTAATACTCAAAATTGAGGTCGAGGGTGCGATGAATATAAAGAAGATATTCCCCGAATGCGTGCTTATATTCATACTTCCGCCCTCAATGAGCGAGCTTGAAAGAAGACTCAGAAAAAGAGGCACCGAAACGGAAGAAACTATCGCCGCAAGAATAGCGCAGGCAAGAAACGAGCTTCAGTTTGCAGACAAGTTTGATTATCTTGTAGTAAACGGCGAGCTTGAAAAGGCGGTAGATGATGTGAATACCGTTATCCTTGCGGAAAAGATGAACACGAAGCGTTCACTTTCGTTACTTGAGGAAATCAAGAAGTCATAA
- the tgt gene encoding tRNA guanosine(34) transglycosylase Tgt, which translates to MFKVLKTDGVARRGEFHTPHGVIQSPFFMNVGTSAAIKGGISSLDLKDLKCQVELCNTYHLHVRPGDDIIYKMGGLHKFMNWDRPILTDSGGFQVFSLAKLRKIKEEGVYFNSHVDGRRIFMGPEESMRIQSHLASTIAMAFDECIENPSPYDYVKKSVDRTTRWLQRCIDEMARLNSLPETINRQQMLFAINQGGTYDDIRAEHMKTIANMNVDGVAIGGLAVGEPTDVMYRIIETVIPHAPTDKPRYLMGVGTPSNIIEAVYRGVDMFDCVMPSRNARHATVFTWNGITHVTNQCFETDSLPIDPECDCPTCRNFSRAYIRHLFKSGEMLGGRLAVQHNLYFYNTLMEKIRAAIDEGTFEEFRNHYSPLLASKLV; encoded by the coding sequence ATGTTTAAAGTATTAAAAACAGACGGTGTGGCAAGACGAGGAGAATTCCACACACCTCACGGTGTGATACAATCGCCGTTTTTTATGAATGTCGGCACATCTGCGGCAATCAAGGGCGGTATATCATCGCTTGACCTCAAAGACCTCAAGTGTCAGGTAGAACTTTGCAACACCTATCATCTTCACGTTCGTCCGGGAGATGATATAATATATAAAATGGGCGGACTTCACAAGTTTATGAACTGGGACAGACCGATACTTACCGACAGCGGCGGATTTCAGGTGTTCTCGCTTGCGAAGCTCAGAAAGATAAAGGAAGAGGGAGTATATTTCAACTCCCACGTTGACGGCAGACGTATTTTTATGGGTCCCGAAGAAAGCATGAGGATACAGTCGCATCTTGCCTCAACAATAGCTATGGCATTTGACGAATGTATAGAAAATCCTTCGCCTTATGATTATGTAAAGAAGTCGGTTGACAGAACGACAAGATGGTTGCAGCGCTGTATTGACGAAATGGCAAGGCTTAATTCTCTGCCCGAAACGATAAACCGTCAGCAGATGCTGTTTGCGATAAATCAGGGCGGAACTTATGACGATATAAGAGCCGAGCATATGAAAACAATAGCAAATATGAACGTTGACGGCGTGGCTATCGGCGGACTTGCCGTAGGCGAGCCTACAGATGTTATGTACAGGATAATAGAAACCGTTATCCCGCACGCTCCGACAGACAAGCCCCGTTATCTTATGGGTGTCGGTACTCCGTCAAATATAATAGAAGCCGTTTACAGAGGCGTTGATATGTTCGACTGCGTTATGCCGAGCAGAAACGCACGTCACGCTACTGTTTTCACATGGAACGGCATCACTCACGTCACGAATCAGTGCTTTGAAACCGATTCACTGCCGATAGACCCCGAATGCGACTGTCCTACCTGCCGCAATTTCTCAAGAGCGTATATAAGACATCTGTTTAAATCGGGAGAGATGCTTGGCGGAAGACTTGCCGTACAGCATAATCTATATTTCTACAATACGCTTATGGAGAAGATAAGAGCGGCAATCGACGAGGGAACTTTCGAGGAATTCAGAAATCACTATTCACCGCTTTTAGCGTCAAAACTTGTCTGA
- the priA gene encoding primosomal protein N', with protein MSGRYDKAIVSVVVDKALYSFDNEFDYYLPQGAKVSIGQRVIVPFGKGGKKRVGLVTGFKQNADYGRLKDIYCVINDGVILGDEALRLMHWLKDNTFCTYFDAVKTILPGGMALNVSQRYAISDEFRKAPDSFALEPAEQAVSAMLLGCKSDRELNDMIEYGFDEQQKKLIGRLSEKSVLVSLDIIKQRVGSETEKNVRLTDSYLSGEYADKGGKPLTAKQKKVADFLTDADSASVKEVCYNCVVTSAVINNMEKNGIVECFDNEVSRSLTAGAKAVRSIDDIVLSDEQSAVYSGMSELMDSGKPQCALLKGVTGSGKTTVFLKLIDKALKQGKTALMLVPEISLTPQMVRNFTDLFGSNVAVIHSNLSLGQRTDEYKRIEKGEARIVIGTRSAVFAPLDNIGIIVIDEEGEHTYKSEKSPRYQARSIAKQRCFYHNATLLLASATPSLESAYFASIGRYKLFEMKKRYSQPVLPDVYLVDMKVEVETGNRSNFSRALADEIKNNLQRGEQTILLLNRRGYNTYMNCIKCGEVYKCPNCNIPLTYHKTNNCMICHYCGYTEVFTGKCKSCGSKFIYSTGTGTQRIEDEISTLFPSARVLRMDADTTMSKFSYEKNFDKFKNGEYDIMVGTQMIAKGLDFENVTLVGVLLIDKSLYAGDYLGYEKTFSLITQVVGRCGRGSKKGRAYLQTFSPEHYVLNLAADQNYDEFFRQECEIRKALLFPPYCDICEIGLSSVDEAVCKKGSDSFVKLFMKNLEGHGIPIRVLGPSACSVAKVNGKYRYRIIIKCKNNKEFRSVMQATLLDAYKSPALDKVSFFADMNGEII; from the coding sequence ATGAGCGGCCGCTATGATAAGGCTATCGTATCGGTAGTAGTCGATAAGGCACTTTACAGCTTTGATAACGAGTTTGATTATTATCTTCCGCAAGGAGCTAAGGTCAGCATAGGTCAGCGTGTTATCGTGCCGTTCGGCAAAGGCGGTAAGAAGCGTGTCGGCCTTGTGACCGGCTTTAAGCAGAATGCGGATTACGGACGGCTCAAGGATATATACTGCGTTATAAATGACGGAGTGATACTGGGTGACGAGGCTCTGCGTCTTATGCACTGGCTGAAGGACAATACCTTCTGTACCTATTTTGATGCAGTAAAGACTATCCTGCCCGGAGGTATGGCTCTGAATGTATCTCAGAGATATGCCATAAGCGATGAGTTCAGAAAAGCTCCGGACAGCTTTGCTCTTGAACCTGCGGAGCAGGCGGTATCGGCTATGCTCCTCGGCTGTAAAAGTGACAGAGAGCTTAACGATATGATAGAATACGGCTTTGACGAACAGCAGAAAAAGCTGATTGGGCGTCTTTCGGAAAAAAGCGTACTTGTTTCGCTTGATATTATAAAGCAGAGAGTAGGCAGTGAAACCGAAAAAAACGTCAGGCTGACAGACAGCTATCTCAGCGGCGAGTATGCCGACAAAGGCGGAAAGCCCCTTACCGCAAAGCAGAAAAAGGTAGCCGATTTTCTGACGGATGCCGATTCCGCATCGGTAAAGGAAGTATGCTATAATTGCGTTGTAACATCCGCCGTTATTAACAATATGGAGAAAAACGGCATTGTAGAATGCTTTGACAATGAAGTTTCCCGCTCGCTTACAGCAGGAGCAAAGGCGGTAAGGAGCATTGACGATATAGTGCTGTCCGATGAACAGTCCGCCGTATACAGCGGAATGTCCGAGCTTATGGACAGCGGCAAGCCGCAGTGCGCCTTGCTTAAAGGCGTTACCGGAAGCGGCAAGACCACCGTTTTCTTAAAGCTTATCGACAAGGCGTTAAAACAAGGGAAAACAGCTCTTATGCTCGTTCCCGAAATATCGCTCACTCCTCAGATGGTGAGAAATTTTACCGATCTTTTCGGAAGTAACGTTGCGGTAATACACAGCAACCTTTCTCTCGGTCAGAGGACAGATGAGTACAAGCGTATCGAAAAAGGCGAGGCAAGGATAGTCATAGGTACAAGAAGTGCCGTATTCGCACCGCTTGACAACATCGGTATAATCGTTATTGACGAAGAGGGCGAGCATACCTATAAATCCGAAAAATCTCCACGTTATCAGGCAAGGAGCATAGCAAAGCAGAGATGCTTTTATCATAATGCCACGCTTCTTTTAGCATCTGCAACTCCAAGCCTTGAAAGCGCATACTTTGCGTCAATCGGCAGATACAAGCTGTTTGAGATGAAAAAGCGTTACAGCCAGCCGGTACTTCCCGATGTGTATCTTGTCGATATGAAGGTCGAGGTCGAAACCGGTAACCGTTCCAATTTCAGCAGGGCGCTTGCCGATGAGATAAAGAATAATCTGCAAAGAGGAGAGCAGACGATACTTCTGCTTAACCGCAGAGGCTACAACACCTATATGAACTGCATAAAGTGCGGCGAGGTGTATAAATGCCCCAACTGCAATATTCCTCTTACATATCATAAGACGAACAATTGCATGATATGTCACTATTGCGGCTATACCGAGGTATTCACAGGAAAATGCAAATCGTGCGGCTCGAAGTTCATATACAGCACAGGTACAGGAACACAGCGTATAGAAGATGAAATATCGACATTGTTTCCGTCTGCCAGAGTATTGCGTATGGACGCAGATACCACGATGAGCAAGTTTTCATACGAAAAGAATTTCGATAAATTCAAAAACGGCGAGTATGATATTATGGTCGGCACTCAGATGATAGCAAAAGGGCTTGATTTTGAGAATGTGACGCTTGTCGGCGTACTGCTGATAGATAAATCGCTTTACGCAGGCGATTATCTCGGTTATGAAAAGACGTTTTCGCTTATAACACAGGTGGTCGGAAGATGCGGCAGAGGCTCAAAAAAAGGCAGAGCGTATCTGCAGACCTTTTCTCCCGAACATTATGTTCTTAATCTTGCGGCTGACCAGAATTACGATGAGTTTTTCAGACAGGAATGCGAGATAAGAAAAGCACTGTTGTTTCCGCCGTACTGCGATATATGCGAAATAGGGCTTTCATCGGTTGATGAAGCGGTCTGCAAAAAAGGCTCTGACAGCTTCGTAAAGCTGTTTATGAAAAATCTTGAGGGTCACGGTATCCCTATAAGAGTGCTTGGACCGTCCGCCTGCTCGGTGGCAAAGGTAAACGGCAAGTACCGCTATCGTATCATTATAAAATGTAAGAATAATAAAGAGTTCAGGTCGGTAATGCAGGCTACACTGCTTGATGCATATAAATCACCTGCACTTGATAAAGTCAGCTTCTTCGCCGATATGAACGGCGAGATTATATAA
- a CDS encoding metallophosphoesterase: MINIRKIDLPEKSRIICVSDIHAHYDEFARLLRKCDYNNESDYLFILGDILEKGRQNIETLHFIQKLSRDKKCVCIKGNNDTMVLRMAFDDEKEKFLERLTYRPVNAYMQMAESIGITDLTTDFDNKRNAVNQKFAKELSFVSGLPTAIETEKHIFVHAGIENRTDWENSSEQFVLCAPWWIRSGHALDKYVVVGHFPTYNFARGKNTNLPIIDTDKRVIAVDGGCSVKSAGQINAFIITKDGESYSYDNVFEPSEPCEKCTIIKDYTAARHYSYLDYEKSDLEILGKSDGLVSVCDKHSGNSGLIPEGFIAEWGDGHFHGWTNLDAFVCVNKGETFCVYYKNEKYCYGIAQSGEVGMIPLDCVAVFKEKYV; this comes from the coding sequence ATGATCAACATAAGGAAAATAGATCTGCCTGAAAAGAGCAGGATAATTTGCGTCAGTGATATACACGCACATTATGATGAGTTTGCAAGGCTTTTGCGTAAGTGCGACTACAATAATGAAAGCGACTATCTGTTCATTCTCGGTGATATTCTGGAAAAGGGCAGGCAAAATATCGAAACACTGCACTTTATACAAAAATTATCCCGCGATAAAAAATGCGTATGTATCAAGGGTAACAACGATACGATGGTATTGCGTATGGCGTTTGACGATGAAAAGGAAAAGTTTCTCGAAAGGCTTACATACCGCCCTGTAAACGCTTATATGCAAATGGCGGAGAGCATCGGTATTACCGATTTAACGACAGATTTTGATAACAAGCGTAATGCTGTCAACCAAAAATTCGCTAAAGAACTGTCGTTCGTTTCGGGGCTTCCGACGGCTATAGAAACCGAAAAACACATTTTCGTTCACGCAGGTATAGAAAACCGCACGGACTGGGAAAACAGCTCAGAGCAGTTTGTTCTGTGCGCACCGTGGTGGATAAGAAGCGGTCACGCTCTTGATAAATATGTTGTTGTGGGTCACTTCCCGACCTATAATTTTGCAAGAGGAAAAAACACCAATCTGCCGATAATCGACACGGATAAAAGGGTAATAGCGGTTGACGGCGGCTGTTCGGTAAAATCGGCAGGACAGATAAATGCTTTTATAATAACTAAGGACGGAGAAAGCTACAGCTATGACAACGTATTCGAGCCGTCCGAGCCGTGTGAAAAATGTACAATCATCAAGGATTATACAGCCGCTCGGCATTATTCTTATCTTGATTATGAAAAGAGCGACCTTGAAATACTCGGTAAGTCAGACGGACTGGTGTCGGTGTGTGATAAGCACAGCGGCAACAGCGGACTTATTCCCGAAGGTTTTATAGCCGAATGGGGCGACGGCCATTTTCACGGATGGACTAATCTTGATGCGTTTGTTTGCGTTAATAAAGGCGAAACATTCTGCGTTTATTATAAGAATGAAAAATACTGCTACGGCATAGCACAAAGCGGAGAAGTAGGAATGATACCACTTGACTGCGTTGCCGTATTTAAGGAGAAATATGTTTAA
- the dapA gene encoding 4-hydroxy-tetrahydrodipicolinate synthase — MKKTIFTGSAVAIVTPMNEDGSINYDNFADRIEEQIAGGTDAIVVCGTTGESAAMTDEEHKECIRFCVEKVAKRVPVIAGAGSNDTAYAIQLSKEAEALGADALLLVTPYYNKTSQRGLVAHFSAIADSVSLPIILYNVPSRTGVNISVETYKELAKKDNIVAAKEASGNISAVAKIAAETDLDIYSGNDDQIVPIMSLGGKGVISVLANCLPAETHEIASCCLEGDYKKAAELQLKLLEFTNDLFIDVNPIPVKEALNIMGKNVGECRLPLIRMEDAKIAKLFSSMEKLGLTK, encoded by the coding sequence ATGAAAAAGACAATTTTTACAGGCTCTGCAGTAGCTATAGTGACCCCTATGAACGAGGACGGGAGCATCAACTACGATAATTTTGCAGACCGTATAGAGGAGCAGATTGCCGGCGGAACGGACGCTATAGTAGTGTGCGGTACAACAGGCGAATCTGCGGCTATGACAGACGAGGAGCATAAGGAATGTATCCGCTTCTGCGTTGAAAAGGTAGCAAAGAGAGTTCCTGTCATAGCAGGTGCAGGCAGTAACGATACCGCTTATGCCATTCAGCTTTCAAAAGAAGCCGAGGCTCTCGGTGCTGACGCACTGCTCCTTGTGACACCTTATTATAACAAGACTTCGCAGAGAGGACTTGTCGCACACTTCAGTGCAATTGCGGACAGCGTAAGCCTGCCGATAATCCTCTACAACGTTCCCAGCCGTACAGGTGTGAACATTTCTGTTGAAACGTACAAGGAGCTTGCAAAGAAGGACAACATAGTTGCCGCAAAGGAAGCAAGCGGAAATATAAGCGCAGTAGCCAAGATAGCGGCTGAAACCGACCTTGACATTTATTCGGGTAACGACGACCAGATAGTACCTATAATGTCGCTCGGCGGTAAGGGTGTTATCTCGGTACTTGCAAACTGTCTTCCTGCCGAAACGCACGAGATAGCAAGCTGCTGTCTTGAAGGCGACTATAAGAAAGCGGCTGAGTTACAGCTAAAGCTCCTTGAATTTACAAACGATCTGTTTATAGATGTCAACCCCATTCCCGTTAAGGAAGCACTTAACATAATGGGTAAGAATGTTGGCGAGTGCAGACTTCCGCTTATAAGAATGGAAGACGCAAAGATAGCTAAGCTGTTTTCATCTATGGAAAAGCTCGGCCTTACAAAGTAA
- a CDS encoding DUF370 domain-containing protein, giving the protein MKLINIGYGNTVNSDRVIAAVSADAAPVKRIISAAKDNNTAIDATCGKKTKTVIITDSNHVVLSALDISHFTGITAGEEVNE; this is encoded by the coding sequence ATGAAGCTTATAAATATAGGCTACGGCAACACCGTCAATTCCGACAGGGTAATAGCTGCTGTGAGTGCCGATGCCGCACCGGTAAAGCGTATCATATCGGCGGCAAAGGATAACAACACTGCCATAGATGCGACCTGCGGCAAGAAAACCAAAACCGTCATAATAACCGACAGCAACCATGTAGTCCTGTCGGCACTTGATATATCGCATTTCACAGGCATAACCGCAGGTGAAGAGGTAAATGAATAA
- the queA gene encoding tRNA preQ1(34) S-adenosylmethionine ribosyltransferase-isomerase QueA, which yields MLKSDFYYDLPQELIAQTPLEPRDSSRLMKIDRKSGKITHDRFYNICDYLEKGDLLVLNDSKVFPARLYGVKQETGAAVQFLLLHQISHNRWEVMVKPGKRLKIGTKVDFSGILTAEIVDYAEGGDRIAEFTYDGDSIFEVLDRIGQMPLPPYITEKLKDKDRYNTIYSHEVGSAAAPTAGLHFTENVFAKLREKGVDTAFVTLHVGLGTFRPVKEDNILDHKMHVEHYSIPQETADKIKACRERGGRVISVGTTSCRTLESAASLDPNGEIKACSHDTGIFIYPGYEFKAIDGLITNFHLPESTLIMLVSAFLGREKTLNAYNVAIQEKYRFFSFGDSMIII from the coding sequence ATGCTTAAATCGGATTTTTATTATGACTTGCCGCAGGAGCTTATCGCACAGACTCCGCTTGAGCCTCGTGACAGCTCACGGCTTATGAAAATTGACCGCAAAAGCGGCAAAATAACACATGACCGCTTTTATAATATATGCGATTATCTTGAAAAGGGTGACCTGCTCGTTCTCAATGACTCAAAGGTTTTCCCTGCAAGACTTTACGGCGTAAAGCAGGAAACGGGTGCGGCAGTGCAGTTCCTGCTTCTTCACCAGATTTCACATAATCGCTGGGAGGTTATGGTCAAACCCGGCAAAAGACTTAAAATCGGTACAAAGGTCGACTTTTCGGGCATTCTGACAGCCGAGATAGTCGACTATGCCGAGGGTGGCGATAGGATAGCCGAGTTTACCTATGACGGCGACAGCATATTTGAAGTGCTTGACCGTATCGGTCAGATGCCGCTGCCTCCTTATATTACCGAAAAGCTGAAGGATAAGGACAGATACAATACCATCTATTCTCACGAGGTAGGCTCTGCCGCCGCTCCTACTGCTGGACTTCACTTCACCGAAAACGTGTTTGCAAAGCTCCGTGAAAAAGGTGTTGATACAGCTTTTGTAACGCTCCACGTCGGACTTGGTACTTTCCGTCCCGTAAAAGAGGATAATATACTCGATCATAAGATGCACGTTGAGCATTACTCTATACCGCAGGAAACCGCCGATAAGATAAAGGCTTGCAGAGAGCGTGGAGGACGTGTCATTTCAGTAGGCACCACAAGCTGTCGTACACTCGAATCAGCCGCATCGCTTGACCCTAACGGCGAGATCAAAGCCTGCTCGCATGATACGGGAATATTCATTTACCCCGGCTATGAGTTTAAAGCAATAGACGGACTTATAACGAATTTCCACCTTCCCGAAAGTACGCTTATAATGCTTGTAAGCGCATTCTTAGGCAGGGAAAAGACACTCAACGCTTATAATGTTGCGATACAGGAGAAATACCGTTTCTTCAGCTTCGGCGACAGTATGATAATAATATGA
- the asd gene encoding aspartate-semialdehyde dehydrogenase — MKNYNVGIIGATGMVGQRFAVLLENHPWFNVKVLAASPRSAGKTYKEAVGSRWLIEKPMPKAMEDIVIMDATADIEKIASQVDFVFCAVDMKKDEIKALEEAYAKHECPVMSNNSANRFTDDVPMIIPEINDEHMAIVEAQKKRLGTKRGFISVKSNCSIQSYVPALNPLRKFGITKVLACTYQAISGAGKTFETWPEMVDNLIPYIGGEEEKSEQEPLKVWGKIEGDKIVKAAAPAITTQCLRVPVSNGHFAAVFVSFENKPSKEEILNIWKEYKGAPQELELPSAPKQFLHYFEEDNMPQAKLHRNLEGGMAVSIGRLREDTQYDYKFVCLSHNTLRGAAGGAVEMAELYAAKGYFD; from the coding sequence ATGAAAAACTACAACGTAGGTATTATCGGTGCTACGGGTATGGTAGGACAGCGTTTTGCCGTTCTGCTGGAAAATCACCCCTGGTTCAACGTAAAGGTGCTTGCCGCATCTCCCCGTTCCGCAGGAAAGACTTATAAAGAGGCTGTCGGCTCAAGATGGCTCATCGAAAAGCCTATGCCCAAGGCTATGGAAGACATTGTTATTATGGACGCTACTGCCGATATTGAAAAGATCGCATCACAGGTCGACTTCGTATTCTGTGCGGTAGATATGAAGAAGGACGAGATAAAGGCTCTTGAAGAGGCTTACGCAAAGCACGAATGCCCCGTTATGTCCAACAACTCAGCTAACCGTTTCACAGACGACGTTCCTATGATTATCCCCGAAATCAACGACGAGCATATGGCTATCGTTGAGGCTCAGAAGAAGCGTCTTGGCACAAAGAGAGGTTTCATATCAGTTAAGTCGAACTGCTCTATCCAGAGCTACGTTCCCGCTCTCAACCCCTTACGCAAGTTCGGCATCACAAAGGTTCTCGCCTGCACATATCAGGCAATTTCAGGCGCAGGCAAGACATTTGAAACATGGCCCGAAATGGTAGATAACCTTATCCCCTATATCGGCGGTGAGGAAGAAAAGAGTGAGCAGGAGCCTCTGAAGGTATGGGGCAAGATCGAGGGCGACAAGATTGTAAAGGCTGCCGCTCCCGCAATCACAACACAGTGCCTCAGAGTTCCCGTATCAAACGGTCATTTTGCCGCAGTATTCGTTAGCTTCGAGAACAAGCCCTCAAAGGAAGAAATCCTCAATATCTGGAAGGAATACAAGGGCGCACCGCAGGAGCTTGAGCTTCCCTCCGCTCCCAAGCAGTTCCTTCACTACTTTGAAGAAGACAATATGCCTCAGGCTAAGCTGCACAGAAACCTTGAAGGCGGTATGGCAGTTTCAATCGGCAGATTAAGAGAAGACACACAGTACGACTACAAGTTTGTCTGCCTGTCACACAACACATTAAGAGGTGCCGCAGGCGGCGCAGTTGAAATGGCTGAGCTTTATGCCGCAAAGGGTTATTTCGACTGA
- the def gene encoding peptide deformylase, whose protein sequence is MAKRIIAKDGDESLRKRCKDVTVFDDKLWTMLDDMYETMQEANGVGLAAPQISVLRRVVVIDVGDEHGKIELINPVITSMKGKQHELEGCLSLPGMWGYVDRPAKVKVKAQDRYGKEFDIEGTELLAIALCHEIDHLSGILFTDKADELLTSEQLEERKK, encoded by the coding sequence ATGGCAAAGAGAATAATAGCTAAGGACGGCGACGAATCGCTGAGAAAAAGATGTAAGGACGTTACCGTATTTGACGATAAGCTGTGGACGATGCTTGACGATATGTACGAAACAATGCAGGAGGCAAACGGCGTAGGTCTTGCCGCACCTCAGATAAGCGTACTGAGGAGAGTTGTGGTCATAGATGTAGGCGACGAACACGGAAAAATCGAGCTTATAAACCCTGTTATCACATCTATGAAAGGCAAACAGCACGAGCTTGAGGGCTGTCTTTCACTGCCGGGTATGTGGGGATATGTTGACAGACCCGCAAAGGTAAAGGTAAAGGCACAGGACAGATATGGCAAAGAATTTGATATTGAGGGTACAGAGCTTTTAGCGATAGCTCTGTGTCACGAAATCGACCATCTGAGCGGTATTCTGTTTACCGATAAGGCAGATGAACTGCTGACTTCCGAACAGCTTGAGGAACGTAAAAAGTAA
- the fmt gene encoding methionyl-tRNA formyltransferase, protein MNIVFMGTPDFAVSALEELHKHHNVMAVFTQPDKPKNRGKKMQAPPVKECAEKYGIPVYQPLSLRKGEDAEKSLELLKQLAPDCIVVAAYGQLLPESILELPKYKCINIHASLLPKYRGAAPIQKCIIDGETESGVTTMLMAKGLDTGDMLMSRSVKITPDMTGGELHDSLAATGGELIIETLKACEEGTIKPVPQDDSLSCYAGLITKEMCRIDFSKNAIDVYNFIRGMSPSPCAYTFIGDKRLKVYFAVMTDITSDKPCGTVVNENDLTVVCGDKKCIRFTDVQGEGGKRMNTASFLNGNKLQRDTVLN, encoded by the coding sequence TTGAACATAGTATTTATGGGTACTCCGGATTTCGCCGTATCGGCACTGGAGGAGTTACACAAGCATCATAATGTTATGGCTGTATTCACACAGCCCGACAAGCCTAAGAACAGAGGAAAGAAGATGCAGGCACCTCCCGTAAAGGAGTGCGCCGAAAAGTACGGTATCCCCGTATATCAGCCTCTGTCGCTCAGAAAGGGCGAGGATGCTGAGAAGTCGCTCGAGCTTCTTAAACAGCTTGCTCCGGACTGCATCGTGGTGGCGGCTTACGGTCAGCTTCTTCCCGAAAGCATACTTGAGCTTCCGAAGTACAAGTGCATCAATATACACGCTTCGCTTCTGCCCAAATACAGAGGTGCCGCACCTATCCAGAAGTGCATCATAGATGGCGAAACAGAAAGCGGAGTTACAACAATGCTTATGGCAAAGGGACTTGATACGGGCGATATGCTGATGAGCAGGTCGGTTAAGATTACTCCCGATATGACCGGCGGAGAGCTTCACGACAGCCTTGCGGCAACAGGCGGAGAGCTTATAATCGAAACGCTGAAGGCCTGCGAGGAGGGTACGATAAAGCCTGTACCTCAGGATGACAGCCTTTCGTGCTACGCAGGTCTCATCACGAAAGAAATGTGCAGGATAGACTTCTCAAAAAATGCAATTGATGTATATAATTTCATAAGAGGTATGTCACCGTCGCCCTGTGCCTATACTTTTATAGGAGATAAAAGATTAAAGGTTTACTTTGCGGTTATGACAGATATTACCTCCGATAAGCCGTGCGGAACTGTCGTGAACGAAAACGACCTCACCGTAGTATGCGGCGACAAGAAATGTATAAGATTTACCGATGTTCAGGGAGAGGGCGGAAAGCGTATGAATACCGCAAGCTTTCTGAACGGCAACAAGCTACAGCGTGACACTGTGTTGAACTGA